A genomic segment from Rubrobacter tropicus encodes:
- a CDS encoding GMC family oxidoreductase, with protein sequence MLPLLGMGRDLPNGRMKLRSGRLDIDWKHRKSGLYFDRVREASREISDALGARFVHDPLRSLGRIVTDLNRLITVHPLGGCPMGRHEEEGVVDPHGEVFGYPGLYVADGSVMPGPVGANPSLTIAAVSDRFADRIIHRSVKGAA encoded by the coding sequence GTGCTCCCCCTGCTCGGCATGGGCCGGGACCTGCCCAATGGGCGCATGAAACTCCGCTCGGGCAGGCTCGACATAGACTGGAAGCACCGCAAATCGGGGCTCTACTTCGACCGCGTGCGCGAGGCGTCCAGGGAGATCTCCGACGCTTTGGGTGCCCGCTTCGTGCACGACCCGCTACGATCCCTGGGCCGAATCGTCACGGACCTCAACCGCCTGATCACGGTCCATCCCTTGGGCGGCTGCCCGATGGGCCGCCACGAAGAGGAGGGCGTGGTGGACCCCCACGGCGAGGTCTTCGGCTACCCGGGCCTCTACGTCGCCGACGGCTCGGTGATGCCGGGCCCCGTCGGCGCCAACCCGAGTCTGACCATCGCCGCCGTGTCGGACCGCTTCGCGGACCGCATCATCCATAGAAGCGTCAAGGGCGCCGCATGA
- a CDS encoding NAD(P)/FAD-dependent oxidoreductase, with the protein MIRNYLGFARGVSGQRLAREAFSQASLFGASFSLLRSATGLCRKQERLVVSISDGTEVSGQAVILATGASYRRLGVPELEALTGAGVFYGAATTEAPAMRGREVYVVGGANSAGQAALYLSKYASCVTLLVRGGSLKKGMSDYLVREIEETVNVRVRLESRVTGGGGSGRLERLTIGDVSSGSTETVPASALFVLIGAEPRTGWLPAEIERGEKGFVATGGDLTRERGSPGCWPLERPPLLLETSMPGVFAAGDVRYRSVKRVASAVGEGSIAIQQVHDYLGRI; encoded by the coding sequence CTGATCCGCAACTACCTCGGCTTCGCGCGGGGCGTCAGCGGCCAGAGGCTGGCCAGGGAGGCCTTCTCCCAGGCGTCCCTCTTCGGCGCGAGTTTTAGCCTCCTGCGCAGCGCCACGGGTCTATGCCGGAAGCAAGAACGGCTGGTGGTCTCCATCTCGGACGGCACGGAAGTCTCGGGCCAGGCCGTCATCCTGGCCACGGGCGCCTCCTACCGGCGGCTAGGCGTGCCTGAGCTCGAGGCGTTGACCGGTGCCGGCGTCTTCTACGGGGCCGCGACGACGGAGGCCCCGGCGATGCGGGGTAGGGAGGTGTACGTGGTCGGCGGCGCGAACTCCGCCGGGCAGGCGGCGTTGTACCTCTCAAAGTACGCCTCGTGCGTCACCCTGCTCGTGCGCGGCGGCTCCCTGAAGAAGGGCATGTCCGACTACCTGGTAAGGGAGATAGAAGAGACCGTCAACGTCCGGGTGCGCCTGGAGTCCAGGGTTACGGGCGGGGGCGGTTCGGGGCGGCTCGAACGCCTCACCATCGGGGACGTCTCCTCAGGGTCGACGGAGACCGTGCCGGCCTCGGCCCTCTTCGTCCTCATCGGGGCCGAACCGCGGACGGGTTGGCTGCCCGCGGAGATCGAGCGCGGCGAGAAGGGCTTCGTCGCCACCGGCGGCGACCTGACGCGCGAGAGGGGGTCCCCCGGATGCTGGCCGCTGGAGCGCCCGCCCCTGCTGCTGGAGACGAGCATGCCGGGCGTGTTCGCCGCCGGCGATGTGAGGTACCGCTCGGTCAAGCGGGTGGCCTCGGCCGTCGGGGAGGGCTCCATCGCCATCCAACAGGTCCACGATTACCTTGGTCGAATCTAG
- a CDS encoding YesL family protein yields the protein MNILDTRIYRWAQAATDFFLLNLLWLLACLPVVTAFPATAAMFGVVRDWVRGKETGVFATFVQRFRQNFVQSLVVGVLWTLFGGALFLDFLLANQLSGGAQVVMRSLLVLATVLYAFASVFLFPVMVHYETRWTAVPKNALLLSVGRLPTTLICLVTVAAAATLTFIVPFLLVVTPSATAYAIYRLCDREFRRIDGL from the coding sequence ATGAACATTCTGGACACCAGGATCTACAGGTGGGCTCAGGCCGCCACGGACTTCTTCCTGCTGAACCTGCTGTGGCTGCTGGCGTGTTTGCCCGTGGTGACGGCCTTCCCCGCCACGGCCGCCATGTTCGGCGTGGTCAGGGACTGGGTGAGGGGGAAAGAGACCGGTGTCTTCGCGACGTTCGTGCAGCGTTTCAGGCAGAACTTCGTCCAGAGCCTGGTGGTGGGCGTTCTGTGGACGCTCTTTGGAGGGGCGCTTTTTCTGGACTTTCTCCTGGCGAACCAGTTGTCCGGCGGGGCGCAGGTCGTAATGCGGTCCCTGCTCGTGCTGGCGACAGTCCTCTACGCCTTTGCCTCCGTCTTTCTCTTCCCCGTCATGGTCCATTACGAGACGAGGTGGACCGCGGTGCCCAAGAACGCTTTGCTGCTCTCCGTCGGCCGGCTCCCGACGACGCTGATATGCCTGGTGACGGTCGCGGCGGCGGCGACGCTGACCTTCATCGTGCCGTTTCTCCTGGTCGTAACCCCCAGCGCCACCGCCTACGCCATCTACCGCCTCTGCGACCGGGAGTTCAGGAGGATAGACGGCTTGTAG
- a CDS encoding metallophosphoesterase produces MEERPEPEAIIRDTASLPARVRTLPSDALVVFLSDTHIGGDPGRDIFESPEELTMLLEELAAHDGPVDLVLAGDFFDFLQIGEAPSGENRASATISRPEYRGLFSALRSFAGGEDRRVVYLPGNHDAEVWWNGEIRRTLRGEGLVDEFAFSYAARFESVPDRLVYCEHGNQFDPANTIKDYGDPLDTPFGDHVVTDVVRRVVTGGRITRSFDLREVNKVFPLATIPEWIAGRVFYDLLGRMATRLLLPLLAGYAVYRILAYLLAVSSEGSLSFWKSYRTLPGVQVVFGEIAWDALLLATVFVLFFLAIRRTAARLGSSFTAPPAEERPGEVRDSVEKTRTVLLSEVHPPMGRGIRGREIDVFVSGHTHVPSLSELRRENGSGAVVVNSGCWLRQLRPIPARLGGPPVFVPKFVQTHARVYLQDTEVRAELWEHPKPAPRRLRPVERLAILGRLPEQPDTGAKPRISARAGLSKSR; encoded by the coding sequence GTGGAAGAGAGGCCCGAACCCGAGGCCATTATCCGGGACACAGCCTCGCTTCCCGCCCGTGTCAGGACGCTCCCCAGCGACGCGCTGGTGGTCTTTCTCTCGGATACCCACATCGGCGGCGACCCGGGGCGCGACATCTTCGAGTCGCCGGAAGAGCTTACGATGCTGCTCGAAGAGCTCGCGGCCCACGACGGCCCGGTGGATCTGGTGCTGGCCGGGGACTTCTTCGACTTTCTCCAGATAGGCGAGGCGCCGAGCGGGGAGAACAGGGCTTCGGCGACGATCTCGCGCCCCGAGTACCGGGGGCTCTTCTCCGCCCTGCGAAGCTTCGCCGGTGGTGAGGACCGGCGCGTCGTGTACCTGCCGGGCAACCACGACGCCGAGGTCTGGTGGAACGGGGAGATCCGGCGCACCTTGCGCGGGGAAGGGCTGGTGGACGAGTTCGCCTTCTCCTACGCCGCCCGCTTCGAGTCCGTCCCGGACCGGCTCGTCTACTGCGAACACGGCAACCAGTTCGACCCCGCGAACACCATAAAAGACTACGGCGACCCGCTCGACACGCCTTTCGGCGACCACGTCGTAACCGACGTGGTCCGCCGGGTCGTGACGGGCGGGCGCATCACGAGGAGCTTCGATCTGCGGGAAGTCAACAAGGTCTTCCCGCTCGCTACGATTCCCGAGTGGATAGCCGGCCGCGTCTTCTACGACCTGCTCGGCCGGATGGCGACGCGCCTGTTGTTGCCGCTGCTCGCGGGGTACGCGGTGTACAGGATCCTCGCCTACCTGCTGGCGGTCTCGAGCGAAGGCTCCCTCTCCTTCTGGAAGAGCTACCGTACGCTGCCCGGGGTGCAGGTCGTGTTCGGGGAGATCGCCTGGGACGCGCTACTACTCGCCACCGTCTTCGTCCTCTTCTTCCTCGCCATCCGGAGGACGGCGGCGCGGCTCGGGTCCTCGTTCACCGCGCCGCCTGCCGAAGAACGACCCGGAGAAGTGAGGGACTCCGTGGAAAAGACCCGGACCGTCCTGTTATCTGAGGTTCATCCTCCGATGGGACGCGGTATCCGCGGGCGGGAGATAGACGTCTTCGTCTCCGGACACACCCACGTCCCCTCGCTGTCGGAACTCCGGCGCGAGAACGGGAGCGGGGCGGTGGTCGTCAACTCCGGCTGCTGGCTGAGGCAACTGCGGCCGATCCCGGCGCGCTTGGGGGGGCCGCCGGTCTTCGTCCCAAAGTTCGTGCAGACCCATGCGCGGGTCTACCTTCAAGATACCGAGGTCCGCGCGGAGCTCTGGGAGCATCCGAAACCCGCGCCCCGGCGCCTGCGGCCCGTGGAGCGGTTGGCGATCCTCGGCCGCCTGCCGGAGCAACCCGACACGGGCGCGAAGCCCCGGATCTCGGCCCGCGCAGGGCTCTCCAAAAGCCGGTAA
- a CDS encoding response regulator has protein sequence MIPRAGRPVILAVCDDPGDMRRIERELLTRYDADYHVVLRDSAGAGLEALEHLEEAEEELALVLADQHLRGTDGVGFLTRVGEGHPTAKRLLLTTRTERSGGAVLPQAIALGRIDFFEPKPGPPPNETFHEIVTGLLEEWSRPRRSRTQPSVHLVGERWSPRTHELRDLFGRYLIPCAFLPVDSDEGGELLRETGQAAQSLPVLVMPDGTVLVDPTNEEAADAYAGAEALPANGASI, from the coding sequence GTGATCCCTCGCGCCGGCCGGCCGGTGATCCTCGCCGTCTGTGACGATCCCGGGGACATGCGCAGGATCGAGCGCGAACTCCTCACACGCTACGACGCGGACTACCACGTCGTGCTCCGGGATTCCGCCGGGGCCGGGTTGGAGGCCTTGGAGCACCTCGAAGAGGCCGAGGAAGAGCTCGCCCTCGTGCTCGCGGACCAGCACCTGCGGGGGACGGACGGGGTGGGGTTTCTGACCCGCGTCGGGGAGGGTCACCCGACGGCCAAACGGTTGTTGCTGACCACCCGGACGGAGAGGAGCGGCGGGGCGGTGCTCCCGCAGGCCATAGCGCTCGGCCGGATCGACTTTTTCGAGCCGAAGCCGGGGCCGCCCCCCAACGAGACCTTTCACGAGATAGTCACGGGCCTCCTCGAAGAGTGGAGCAGGCCTCGCCGCTCCCGGACGCAACCGTCGGTCCACCTCGTCGGCGAGAGGTGGTCCCCGCGCACGCACGAGCTCAGGGACCTTTTCGGACGGTACCTGATCCCCTGCGCCTTCCTCCCCGTCGACTCGGACGAGGGCGGGGAGCTCCTCCGCGAGACGGGACAGGCTGCACAGAGCCTCCCGGTGCTCGTTATGCCCGACGGAACTGTGCTGGTCGACCCCACCAACGAGGAGGCCGCCGACGCCTACGCGGGCGCCGAGGCCCTCCCAGCGAACGGAGCTTCGATTTGA